gattggcacctgcttagtgccaaaggtttaaatggggcagagtttgttgtgtgtcaatagacaatagacaataggagcagaagtagaccattcggccctttgagtctgcaccgccattttgagatcatggctgatcctcaacaatcaatatcctgttcctgccttgtccccatatcccttgattcccctatctataagaaacctatctagctccttcttgaaagtgcccagagaattggcctccactgccctctgaggcagtgcattccacaaattcacaaccctctgggagaagaagtttttcctcacctctgtcctaaatggcctagcccttattcttaaatcatgccccctggtcctggacttccccaacatctggaacatatttcctgtctctatcttgtccaatcccttaataatcctgtatgtttcaatcagatcccctctcaatcttctcaattccagcgtgtacaatcccagtctctccaacctctcagcataagacagtcctgacatccccggaattaacctcgtaaacctacgctgcacaccctctatagccaggatatccttccttaaccctggagaccaaaactgtacacaatactccaggagtggtctcaccagggccctgtacaaatgcaaaagaatctctttgcttttgtactcaattccccttgtaatacaggccaacattccattagccttcatcactgcctgctgcacttgttcattcactttcagtgactgatgaacaaggactcctagatccctttgtatttcccccttacctaaccccacaccattcagataatatccgtccaggatggattcctgacacagtatgttgacaggctgactagagggaatgccatattagatctagttttaggtaatgaaccgggtcaggtctatcagtgggtgagcatctgggggacagtgaccactgctccataacctttagaattgtcatgggcagggataggagcaaagaggacgggaagatatttaattggggaaaggtgaattatgaggctataaagcgagaacttgagagtgtaaattgggatgacatttttgaagggaaatgtactacggagatgtggtcgatgttcagggatctcttgcaggatgttagggataaatttgtcccggtgaggcagagaaggaattgcagggtgaaggaaccatgggtgacgagagaggttgaacaactagttaggaagaaggcagcagcatacataaggtgtaagcagcaaggatcagacagggctcgtgaggaatatagagtagcaaggagggaactgaagaaggggctgaggagagcgagaaggggacatgaaaaggctttggcgagtagggttaaggagaatcccaaggcttttttctcgtacgtgaagagcagaaggatggctagagtaaaggtaggtccgattaaagacaaaggtgggaggatttgcctggaagctgtggaagtgggtgaggttctcaatgaatacttctcttcagtattcaccaaggagaggggtcttgatgatgctgagaacagtgttggtaagggtaatgttctagagtatgtagatatcaagagagaggatgtgttggagctgttagaaaatattaggacagataagtccccggggcctgacggaatattacCCAGGCTGttttgtgaggcaagggaggagattgctgaaccattggttaggatctttgagtcctcgttgtccacggggatggtacaggaggattggagggtggcaaatgttgtccccttattcaaaaaaggtagtagggatagtccagggaattacagcccagtgagccttacatctgtggtgggcaagctgttggaaaggattctaagagataggatctatgagcatttagagaatcatggactggttagggtcagccagcatggctttgtgaagggcagatcatgtctcacaaacctgatagggttctttgaggaggtgaccagacagattgatgagggtagtgcagtaggtgtggtctacatggattttagtaaggcatttgacaaggttccgcatggtaggcttcttcagaaggtcagaggccaagggatccagggaggcttggccgtgtggattcagaattggcttgcctgtagaaagcagagggttgtggtggagggagNNNNNNNNNNNNNNNNNNNNNNNNNNNNNNNNNNNNNNNNNNNNNNNNNNNNNNNNNNNNNNNNNNNNNNNNNNNNNNNNNNNNNNNNNNNNNNNNNNNNNNNNNNNNNNNNNNNNNNNNNNNNNNNNNNNNNNNNNNNNNNNNNNNNNNNNNNNNNNNNNNNNNNNNNNNNNNNNNNNNNNNNNNNNNNNNNNNNNNNNTGTAATTATAGATGGGGTATTTATGGACAGTGTAATTTACACGCAGTGTATTTATGGACAGTGTAATTTACAGGCAGTGTATTTATGGATGGTGTAATTTACGGACGGTGTAATTTACAGGCGGTGTATTTGCGGACGGTCTAATTATGCCAGGTCCAGTACTGAAGTCAGCCTCcagccactgaggacatctaccGTAGGTCTGTCCCGTCCTTTCCCGTGACGACCCAACGCTGACACAATGGTGGTCCCCGTTCCCCAACCGTTCCTGCACTCATACTTGCAGTACCGGCCCATCCTCCTCCCCTACAATAAGATTGAGTGCAGCTCCCTCCCCGGTGGTACACACTACTGGACGGGTGAACAGACTGCGCCCCGTCTGGGCCCCTCCTGGTCAGTCTCCCCACCACTGTATCCCGAAGGCTGTTATATCATACGCTGCTTGTTATCCCAAGTCCTGCTGACCATTGGGAGGCCGGAAGTACAATCCCATGAAAATGTTCACCCATTCCTTAAGTTCTACTCTGTGTCTGATCCTGGacatgtgtgatgggacggtgcggagggagtttcaccccgtgtctgaccccgggagtgtgtgacgggatgttgtggagggagcctcaccctgtgtctgaccccgggagtatgGGACTGAGGCAGCATTCCCGCTGGATTTGGTGGCGGTAACGGTGGCTGTGCTTTGGTGCAGGGAACATCGGGTACACCTGTCCCGCCAACAAGCAGTGTGAAATCACCAAGCCCCGGCGCAAGTCCTGCCAAGCCTGTTGATTTCTCGTGTCTGAGGGTGGGAATGTTGAGAGAAGGTAAGAACAAGAGGGTCCGTCACCTTCTCCCGGGGCAGGGACAGGGTCActctgtcccgtcacacactcccggggtcagacacggggtgaagctccctctacaccgtcccgtcacacatccCGAGGTCCCAGTGAAGCCAGTTCTGGGCACCAGAGtcaggggggaaggagagagtcaCAAattgttccagggatgaggaattccCACCACAGGGAGAGATCAGGAAGCTGAGGGTGTCCTTGCGAGCAGAGCGAGATGTGGCAAGTGCGCAGGTGAAGAGCatgggagagagtggagggttctgagggtggtgaagcttGGAAATCCCTCCCTGGGAACCCGCTCAGTTCCTGAGAGTATCCGGGGCAGGAGCAGGATGACTGGGAGCCGgggagtgagggggtgatgggcaagAACGGGACGGATCAAAGGTCGTGATTTTTCCGAAGGCTCTGCAGTGATTGGGTAATTCCCCTGTCAATCTAACAGAGAACCCTCCCCCACAGCTGCAAATGGCTGATTTTGATGTGACGTCACAACCTCCCTGTTCCCATCGTCTGGAAACAGTGCGGTGGGACTTCGCCTGCTCCTACCGGGAGACGTCCCAGCCCCACCGGGAGTCCCTGCCCCACCAGGAGACGTCCCTCCCCCACCGGGAGTCCCTGCCCCACCGGGAGACGTCCCTGCCCCACCGGGAGACGTCCCTCCCCCACCGGGAGTCCCTGCCCCACCGGGAGACGCTCCCTGCCCCACCAGGAGTCCCTGCTCCACCGGGAGTCCCTGCCCCACCGGGAGACGTCCCTGCCCCACCGGGAGTCCCTGCCCCACCAGGAGTCCCTGCCCCACCGGGAGACGTCCCTGCCCCACCGGGAGTCCCTGCCCCACCGGGAGACGTCCCTCCCCCACCGGGAGTCCCTGCTCCACCGGGAGACGTCCCTGCCTCACCGGGAGTCCCTGCCCCACCGGGAGACGTCCCTGCCCCACCGGGAGTCCCTGCCCCACCAGGAGTCCCTGCTCCTACCGGGAGATGTCCCTGCCCCACCGGGAGTCCCTGCCCCACCGGGAGACGCTCCCTGCCCCACCGGGAGACGTCCCTCCCCCACCGGGAGTCCCTGCCCCACCGGGAGACGCTCCCTGCCCCACCGGGAGACGTCCCTCCCCCACCGGGAGTCCCTGCCCCACCGGGAGACGCTCCCTGCCCCACCGGGAGTCCCTGCTCCACCGGGAGACGTCCCTGCCCCACCAGGAGACGTCCCTGCCCCACCGGGAGTCCCTGCTCCACCGGGAGACGTCCCTGCCCCACCGGGAGTCCCTGCTCCTACCGGGAGACGTCCCTCCCCCACCGGGAGTCCCTGTCCCACCGGGAGATGCTCCCTGCCCCACCGGGAGTCCCTGCCCCACCGGGAGTCCCTGCTCCACTGGGAGTCCCTGCTCCTACCGGGAGACGTCCCTGCCCCACCGGGAGACGTCCCTCCCCCACCGGGAGTCCCTGTCCCACCGGGAGACGTCCCTGCCCCACCGGGAGACGTCCCTCCCCCACCGGGAGTCCCTGCCCCACCGGGAGTCCCTGCCCCACCGGGAGACGTCCCTGCCCCACCGGGAGTCCCTGCCCCACCAGGAGACATCCCTGCCCCACCGGGAGACGTCCCTCCCCCACCGGGAGTCCCTGCCCCACCGGGAGACGTCCCTGCCCCACCGGGAGACCCTGCTCCACCGGGAGTCCCTGCCCCACCGGGAGTCCCTGCCCCACCGGGAGACGTCCCTGCCCCACCGGGAGTCCCTGCCCCACTGGGAGACGTCCCTGCCCCACCGGGAGACGTCCCTGCCCCACCGGGAGTCCCTGCCCCACCGGGAGACGTCCCTCCCCCACCGGGAGTCCCTGCTCCACCGGGAGACGTCCCTGCCCCACCGGGAGTCCCTGCCCCACTAGGAGTCCCTGCTCCTACCGGGAGACGTCCCTCCCCCACCGGGAATCCCTGCCCCACCGGGAGACGTCCCTGCTCCACCGGGAGTCCCTGATCCTACCGGGAGACGTCCCTGCCCCACCGGGAGACGTCCCTCCCCCACCGGGAATCCCTGCCCCACCGGGAGACGCTCCCTGCCCCACCGGGAGACGCTCCCTGCCCCACCGGGAGTCCCTGCCCCACCGGGAGTCCCTGCTCCTACCGGGAGACATCCCTGCCCCACCGGGAGACGTCCCTCCCCCACCGGGAGTCCCTGCCCCACCGGGAGACGCTCCCTGCCCCACCGGGAGTCCCTGCCCCACCGGGAGTCCCTGCTCCACCGGGAGACGTCCCTGCCCCACCGGGAGACGTCCCTGCCCCACCGGGAGTCCCTCCCCCACCGGGAGTCCCTGCCCCACCAGGAGTCCCTGCCCCACCGGGAGACGTCCCTCCCCCACCGGGAGTCCCTGTCCCACCGGGAGACGCTCCCTGCCCCACCGGGAGTCCCTGCCCCACCGGGAGTCCCTGCCTCACCGGGAGACGTCCCTGCCCCACCGGGAGACGTCCCTTTTCCACCGGGAGTCCCTGCCCCACCGGGAGACGTCCCTCCCCCACCGGGAGTCCCTGCCCCTTCACTGACCTGTGCCCAGTCACTGCCCTCACCGGCTGCTACACTCCGTCAAATGTCTGTTGTTGCTTCAAATAGTGGGATGTGCTTAAAAttaacccccactcccctcctctctcccctgttaccccctctcccctctccctccccctcctcccctcccctccctctctcctcctctccctctctcgtcCTCACTCCCCCtttaccccctctcccctcccctcctcatccctTGCTCTGTGCCCTctcccccaacaacctctgcaccCACCTCACTTTGCATAACTCCCTCACGCCGCCCCGTCACCAAACCCCGACCATTTCTGCAACTCCTTCCCGCCGATGCCTCGTCCCTACCCCCACCATtttccactccctcctccctcctcccttcttctgctctccctccctcccaactccccaccctccctcccactgcGCAACCTCTCCAACccaatctctccccctccccaatctctccccctcccccctcctcccctactcctcccctcctctcccactcctcccctctccctccccctcccctccaccccccactcctcccctcccctcctcccactcctcccctcctctccctcactcctccccaccccccatgaaTGTGACTAGACCGTGTGCGAGGAGGACATCAGACATACCGGCGGCGACTGCCTGTGGATCCGAGCACCGATGTCTGGGTGTGGCCGTTCCCACTGGCCCGATGGCCCTGTAGCTATCTGTGGAGACAGGAGGGTGCCCCAGGACCCGCACTCgaccccctctgccccctccaccccctccgcACCCCGCCACCCtcctccaccaaccacccccacaccaccccacagacagcactgaccACAAGACGGATATGTGGCGGGGCCATCCCTCTCGGTGTGGCCGGACATGGACACATGTCCCCGCCCCGGACACGGACACACGTCCCCGCCCCGGAAATGGACTCGTGTCCCCGCCCCAGACATGGATATCCCTGTCTGGACACACTCCGGTCCCTCCTGTCCACCGGTCCCAGGACGTCTCCATGGACACCACGTACTCCCTCTGCCTGGACACACGGGCATGGACGTATCCTTGGGCGGGCAGTGGGTGTCAGCACGGGTGGAACCCCGACTGCCCACTGTCCGGAGCTGTGACCAAGCCCGGGAGGTGCTGATCAGGAGGTTCCCCTGGccgactccaccccccccccacccccgcaccgGGTGCCCCAGGGTCAGGGCCGTGCGGCTGGCGTGTGTCCAGAGCCGGAGGGGCAGCCACTTCACACACTCTGTATGTCCACAGGACACAGACCGCGCCGGTGACCCGCGAGTCCGTGAAGGTGTCCCACACACTGCTCTGTGCAGCACACTTGTCGCAGGTCCCTGATGTACCAGGAGTGTTCCCGTGTATGGACACCTGCACTGGAGACGCCCCTCACTGCCGGACCGTATACCGTGTCCCCTGACCCATGTCCCCTGCTCCCTGCCCTGTGTCCACTGCCCCATGTCCCGTGTCCCCTGCTCCATGCCCCATGTCCCGTGTcccaaggactgttccatgtcgCCCACAAACAACAACTGCATCATTGCTGCTTCTGTGTCCGTGACCCCTGGaccgctcgtccctccccatcACCGGTCCCCGACTCCCGGCACGTTCCCCCATAACCagggaggtgcaacacctgtcccctcccccctcacccttccaggtgaggcagaggttcacctgcacgtCCTCCAACCTGttcactgcattcggtgctcctgatgtggcctcctccacagtgGAGAAACCAGCACAGACCAGGCGACTGTTTTGCGGAGCATCTGCGCCACATCCACAACGGCCATCCCGAGAACTTTCCACCCTAGTTCTCTGCCCTCTTTATCCACCTTACCAATCTCctgtcccacctgcccatcactccctCTCTGTCCAGTTCATCCTCTCTCCCACCCGAtacacactgtgaaatgctggcaacctttcctcttctctctcagtcctgatgcaggctcccgacccaaaacatcgacctacaccctctgcctccacagatgctgctcgacctgctgagtctgtTCACTGCCCCCACCAATCGATTGGCAGGGTGAACTTGACAACTTATtcccccacagcaaccctgggcTCACCCTGCCAGAAATGTTCCCTTCACCTGACCCAGCTCACCCTGTTACAACTTGGTCTGAGCAATTCCCACCCCAAACCCCGACGGTGTTTcccctccgcagacgctgcctgaaccGCTGCGTTCTGCTGGTATCCCTGTTTTTATTGCAGgacggcagcatctgtggtatgtTATCCCGGTGCCCGGTGCTGTCACCGACACTGAGGCCGAGCCCTCAGTTATACTGCAGCAGGTGCGAGGTGCCAGTGCACCCCGGGGTGCTGACGGAGTTTTCTCTCTGTGCAGTGGGTCAGATGGTGTCCCACCTCCTGCTACTGGAACCACCGAAGTGCCCGAGAGCGAGGTCAAGGTGCTGACCACCCTGTGTGAGCTCGCTGACCGGGAGCTGGTCGCCATCATCAGCTGGGCCAAACACATCCCAGGTGAGCACCCACCGGCCAGAGCCTGGGGGCATGGGGGGCAGCAGGGTGTTCAATACGGAACCCACAGTGCAGGTCAGCACCAGGGTACCCGAGAGGGTGCACCCCGTGTGTGGGGGTTGCAGGGTAGACCCGGTGTGTGGGGGTGTGCGGGGTACACCCGGTCTGTGGGGGTTGCAGGGTACACCTGGTGTGTGGGGGGTGCGGGGGTGAGGGTACACCTGGTGTGCGGGTGGTGTGGGGTACACCCGGTGTGCGGGGGGTGCAGGGTACATCCGGCTTGTGGGGCATGCGGGTTACACCTggtgtgagggggtgagggtaCACCTGGCATGTGGGGGGTGCGGGGTACATCcggagtgtggagggtgtggggtACATCCGGCATGTGCGGGGTGTGGGGTACATCTGGTGTGCGGGGGAGTGAGGGTACATCCAGTGTGTGGGGGTGCAGGGTACACCCAGTGTGCGGGGTACACCCAGTGTGTGGGGGGGTGCAGGGAACACCTGGTGTGCGGGGGTTGAGGGTACACCTGGTGCAGGGTACACCCGGTGTGCGGAGGGGGGGCGGGGTACACCAAGTGTGTGAGGGGTACATCTGGTGTGCGAGGGGTGCAGGGTACACCCAGTCTGTCAGGGGTGTGGGGGTACACCCGGTGTGTGGGGACCATAGGTTACACCtgatgtgtggggggtgtggggtaaCCCGGTCTCCGGGGGGTGCAGGGTACACCCggcgttggggggggggtgcggggtacACTCAGCATGTGGGGGTTGTGGGCTACACCCGGTGTGTGGAATCTCCAGAAATGGGTGAGTGTTGGacgtggtgctgaggtcaatatGATGGGATGTTTGGGGCAGAAGGTCTGACGAATGGCCTCCAACTTCTTtgctctccccccccactccccccccactcctccccccactccctcccccccactccctccccccactccccccaactccctccccccactccctccccccaactccctccccccactccctcccctctcctcagctcactccctcccccccactccctccccccactccccccaactccctcccccccactccctcccccccaactccctccccccactccctcccccccactcctcccaccactccctccctcccctctcctcccctcactccctccccccctccccccactccctcccccactccctcccccccactccctccccttgtCCACCACTCTCCcttctcattccccctccccctcccccccccaggtTTCAGCCGCCTGTCCCTCGGCTGCAGTGGTGCTGGATGGAGGTGCTGACGCTGGGGGTGGTGTATCGCTCGCTGCCGCACCCATGGGTGCTGGTCTACGCCAAGGACTATGTGATGGACGAGGGTCTGTTGCACCTGGCGGGGGTCCCGGACCTCTACACTGCGCTGCCGGCGCCTCGGCCTCCAGCTGGAGGAGTTCGTCACCCTCAAGGCCATCGCCCTTGTCAACTCCGATGGGTGCTCCTGGCACCCCAGGGTGGGGGGCCCTCGGGGTGGGGCACCTTGTGGTGGGGGTCCCTCGGGTGGGATCCCTCCGGTGGGAATCCCTTGGGTTGGGGTCCCTCGGGTGGGGGTCTCTCAGGTAGGGGGTCCCTCGGAGTGGTGGTCCCTCGGGGTGGGGTCCCTCGGATGGGGGTCCCTTGGGGTGAAGGTCCCTCGGGTGGGGATCCCTTGGTTAGGGGTTTCGCTCGGTCTGGGAACAGAGACATCCAGTGACTCTCACACTCAGAGTCTCacagcccggaaacaggcccttcggcccaactggtccgtgctgaccacgattcccatctaagctggtcccatctgcccacatttggccaacATCCCGCTGAACCTTTCCCGTCCGTGGACCTGTCCGAAtattgttaatgt
The window above is part of the Pristis pectinata isolate sPriPec2 chromosome 1, sPriPec2.1.pri, whole genome shotgun sequence genome. Proteins encoded here:
- the esrrb gene encoding LOW QUALITY PROTEIN: steroid hormone receptor ERR2 (The sequence of the model RefSeq protein was modified relative to this genomic sequence to represent the inferred CDS: inserted 6 bases in 4 codons; substituted 1 base at 1 genomic stop codon), whose amino-acid sequence is MGKVVYLDSHGDMLKNYSAGVCHSVSQVQKGQNPTAEDIPPVDDVSISVRTQSADTPMAPTIRTDVLCPTACGRVLDGSIQTQSVDGLLAPTGRVQYRPILLPYNKIECSSLPGGTHYWTGNIGYTCPANKQCEITKPRRKSCQACXFLXCLRVGMLREGKRLDRVRGGHQTYRRRLPVDPSTDVWVWPFPLARWPLGQMVSHLLLLEPPKXPESEVKVLTTLCELADRELVAIISWAKHIPGFSRLSLXLQWCWMEVLTLGVVYRSLPHPWVLVYAKDYVMDEGLLHLAGVPDLYTALXRRLGLQLEEFVTLKAIALVNSDGCSWHPRVGGPRDVPQLEQAAAVQQLRDGLLEALLGLVSGRHPEDGRRAGGLLLALPLLRQTAAQAVQHLLQLHPRAHTLPADAGPRLTTAGQHLDPMGRAQLGNTWT